The following are encoded in a window of Candidatus Palauibacter soopunensis genomic DNA:
- the rho gene encoding transcription termination factor Rho: MTNNTSQPRGGSPRGGGGQPGGKGPPKGRAKGSGGRGGKGRNRRRRSRGRRNRGGQGSRQQGSRQQRPAQQDAVAEVPEGPKDGYLGLIERLGNGTGFIRRQHAGYTPSDEDIYVSPKIVSRYDLRTGDEICGQAGRPPRPGKSPPLRYLHTVNGHPPDELGRRRQFDRLSAMHPDRRLRLECGLERRGQPDYTNRIIDLICPMGMGQRSLIVAPAKAGKTMVLQAIAEGISKNHPDSRILILLVDERPEEVTEMEATGLGEVTASSFDHRAERHVQVAEITLERARRLAEMGQDVVLILDSITRLARAYNTTEEGSGRTLTGGIDANSLEKPKRFFGSARCVPESKGGGSLTIIATALVDTGSRMDQVIFEEFKGTGNSELVLDRDISDRRIFPAIDLNSSATRREERLVSDDELLVAQAMRRELSTYPPVEAMQEVLGLMRQTDSNEELVSKLRQRI; this comes from the coding sequence TTGACGAACAACACATCACAGCCCCGTGGCGGCTCCCCGCGCGGGGGCGGAGGACAGCCCGGCGGCAAGGGACCGCCCAAGGGCCGCGCCAAGGGGTCGGGTGGCCGCGGCGGAAAGGGCCGGAATCGGCGGCGCCGCTCGCGCGGACGCCGAAACCGGGGAGGGCAGGGATCCCGGCAGCAGGGGTCCCGGCAGCAGCGGCCCGCCCAGCAGGATGCGGTCGCCGAGGTTCCCGAAGGTCCGAAGGACGGCTACCTGGGACTCATCGAGCGGCTCGGCAACGGCACAGGGTTCATCCGCCGCCAGCACGCCGGGTACACCCCGAGCGACGAGGACATCTACGTGAGCCCAAAGATCGTTTCCCGCTACGATCTGCGAACGGGAGACGAGATCTGCGGCCAGGCCGGCCGCCCTCCTCGCCCCGGCAAGAGCCCCCCGCTCCGGTATCTTCACACCGTCAACGGCCACCCTCCGGACGAACTCGGGCGACGCCGACAGTTCGACCGCCTGAGCGCGATGCATCCTGATCGACGTCTACGGCTGGAGTGCGGGCTCGAGCGCCGCGGACAACCCGACTACACCAATCGGATCATCGATCTCATCTGTCCGATGGGGATGGGTCAGCGGTCTCTCATCGTCGCGCCCGCCAAGGCCGGGAAGACGATGGTTCTGCAGGCGATCGCCGAGGGCATCTCGAAGAACCACCCCGATTCCAGGATCCTCATCCTCCTCGTCGACGAGCGTCCGGAGGAAGTGACGGAGATGGAGGCGACGGGACTCGGCGAGGTCACCGCATCAAGCTTCGACCACCGGGCCGAACGCCACGTGCAGGTCGCCGAGATCACGCTCGAGCGCGCGCGGCGTCTCGCCGAGATGGGGCAGGACGTCGTCCTTATCCTCGATTCCATCACGCGGCTGGCGCGTGCGTACAACACGACGGAGGAGGGAAGCGGCCGCACGCTCACGGGCGGCATTGACGCGAACTCCCTCGAGAAGCCGAAACGCTTCTTCGGCAGCGCGCGCTGCGTGCCGGAGAGCAAGGGCGGCGGATCGCTCACGATCATCGCGACGGCGCTCGTCGACACCGGCTCCCGCATGGACCAGGTGATCTTCGAGGAGTTCAAGGGGACGGGGAACAGCGAACTCGTGCTCGACCGGGACATTTCGGACCGCCGGATCTTCCCGGCGATCGATCTCAACTCCAGCGCGACGCGACGCGAGGAACGCCTGGTGAGCGACGACGAAC